Proteins found in one Pelobates fuscus isolate aPelFus1 chromosome 10, aPelFus1.pri, whole genome shotgun sequence genomic segment:
- the LOC134574561 gene encoding zinc finger protein 436-like → MEEQECSEDHHNPCMDKMDDCQSIRSLELVPTEETDTDDLGEQYLEENTSRTSQSMDKGDSTCCHEGRLGDADIDTHTEHTQIDKPYTLIKEEPVLSEEEISLDTSIYMPAEHSQPEYTPVYIKEELLSCQKHVLTDTNIYTPAEHTQLEYMHVRIKEEPGELNRTSAKLYSPTKHSPTEHIPSHIKGESDSWEEVTVTDTDIHSPTEHTQTEPASSPVKEESDSWEEVTVIDTDIHSPTAHTQTEPASSPVKEESDSWEEVTVTDTDIHSPTEHLQSEESLSSLKEESVSCEEGNLTDTDINTQDDSLIELDCSECGKKCIGKCAYVSHQKKHTVEKMFNCSECQKYFSINTESDEQPTNSKDNKLTCTVCKIVCTRENNLISHYKTHLEKELIPCSECRERCTGTYNLITHRRIETPVSCSQCGKWFSNATRLSAHESMHTEEKPFSCSTCGKCFRTYFSLARHDLNHVRAKRFLCLVCGKLFLYKSKLVEHNMSHTGEKPFSCSECGKRFRTKADLIKHDRVHTGEKPFPCPKCGKCFKQKSTLGSHLRTHSGEKPYTCSQCDKRYASIYSLRHHEKTHPVKTPSQILNVLVVNQVLLT, encoded by the exons ATGGAAGAGCAAGAGTGTTCGGAAGACCACCACAATCCTTGCATGGACAAAATGGATGATTGCCAATCCATCCGCTCACTGG AGCTTGTCCCCACAGAGGAAACAGACACAGATGATCTGGGAGAACAATACTTGGAAGAAAATACATCTAGAACCAGTCAGTCTATGGATAAAGGGGATTCAACCTGCTGTCACGAAGGAAGGCTTGGAGATGCTGatattgatacacacacagaacacacacaaATAGATAAACCATATACTCTAATTAAGGAGGAACCAGTCTTGTCTGAAGAAGAAATTTCCTTGGACACAAGCATATACATGCCCGCAGAACATTCACAGCCAGAATACACACCTGTTTATATTAAGGAGGAACTTCTCTCGTGTCAAAAACATGTTCTCACGGACACCAATATTTATACACCTGCAGAACATACACAGCTAGAATACATGCATGTTCGTATTAAGGAGGAACCAGGAGAATTAAATCGCACTAGTGCCAAACTGTATTCTCCTACAAAACATTCACCAACAGAACATATACCTTCTCATATTAAGGGAGAGTCAGACTCATGGGAAGAAGTGACtgttacagacactgacatacactcacccaCAGAACATACACAGACAGAACCTGCTTCTTCCCCTGTTAAGGAGGAATCGGACTCATGGGAAGAAGTGACTGTTATAGACACGGACATTCACTCACCcacagcacatacacagacagaaccTGCTTCTTCCCCTGTTAAGGAGGAATCGGACTCATGGGAAGAAGTGACTGTTACAGACACGGACATTCACTCACCCACAGAACATCTGCAGAGTGAGGAATCTCTGTCCTCTCTTAAAGAAGAATCAGTCTCATGTGAAGAAGGAAATCTCACAGATACTGATATTAATACACAGGATGATAGCTTGATAGAGTTGGATTGCAGTGAATGCGGCAAAAAATGTATTGGGAAATGTGCTTATGTCTCTCATCAAAAAAAGCACACGGTAgaaaaaatgtttaactgctctGAGTGCCAGAAATATTTCTCCATTAATACAGAGTCTGATGAACAGCCTACCAATTCTAAGGACAATAAGCTTACCTGTACTGTGTGCAAGATCGTATGCACACGTGAAAATAATCTTATCAGCCATTATAAGACTCATTTAGAAAAGGAACTAATCCCATGTTCTGAATGTAGAGAGAGGTGCACtggaacatacaatcttattacACATCGGAGAATTGAGACACCAGTGTCATGTTCTCAATGTGGTAAGTGGTTTTCTAATGCCACACGTCTTTCTGCGCATGAGTCGATGCACACAGAAGAGAAACCCTTCTCATGTTCCACTTGTGGGAAATGTTTCCGCACATATTTTAGCCTCGCTAGACATGATCTGAACCATGTAAGAGCCAAGAGATTTTTATGCTTAGTATGTGGAAAGTTGTTTTTGTATAAATCAAAGCTTGTTGAACACAATATgagtcacacaggagagaaaccattctcgtgTTCCGAATGTGGCAAACGGTTCAGAACTAAAGCAGATCTTATTAAACATGACAGGGtgcacacaggagaaaaaccattcCCATGTCctaaatgtgggaaatgttttaagcAAAAATCAACTCTCGGTTCACACCTACGCACTCACAGTGGAGAGAAACCCTACACCTGCTCTCAGTGTGATAAACGTTATGCTTCTATATATAGCCTTCGGCACCATGAGAAGACCCATCCAGTAAAGACACCATCTCAAATTCTTAATGTTTTAGTTGTAAATCAAGTCTTGCTAACATAA